One Gemmatimonadaceae bacterium DNA segment encodes these proteins:
- a CDS encoding LptF/LptG family permease: MKILHKYVLKEHFGPLMFAMTALTALLLLQYIAKRFGDLVGKGLPLEIIAEFLGLSIPLTVALSLPMAVLVSTLYAFSRLASENEITAMKASGVSLRYVLTPVLWAALGVTFFMVAFNDQILPRANHKLRTLQSDIAQKKPTFGLREQVINEVSPGKLYLRAGHLEKTSNIMREVTIYDVGDPIRRRTIYADSGNMGMSPDQADLQLTLYSGTVQDVPVASPDQLQRLHFDTELIRIKGVGNEFRKTANDGYKGEREMSVCEMEQNASIARRSLTEAQMEFAEKTALAKNRNVKLAREVFETRTATPITVGLGDAYCGLLGQVGAGGLGAQQPSPRAPSTGNAGPGQRFAPVAEAVEPGQPPGQTDPSVVRQPVVIPDGVIPAQVETARLRLMDARNTVNLYEVEIHKKFALAAACFVFVLLGAPIALRFPRGGVGLTIGVSLVVFALYYVGLIAGESLARRGLVPPFMSMWGANLVFGALALVMLAKVGNRTGSSRGGDSREIIDAIRGRFGRTPPHGTGAVTGSGSHRA; the protein is encoded by the coding sequence GTGAAGATACTCCACAAATACGTCCTCAAGGAGCATTTCGGCCCCCTCATGTTCGCCATGACGGCGCTCACGGCGCTGCTGCTGCTGCAATACATCGCCAAGCGGTTCGGCGATCTTGTCGGCAAGGGGTTGCCATTGGAGATAATCGCCGAGTTTCTGGGGCTCTCAATTCCGCTGACGGTTGCGCTGTCGCTGCCGATGGCTGTCCTGGTATCGACGCTGTATGCGTTCAGCCGGCTAGCCTCGGAAAACGAGATAACCGCAATGAAGGCCAGCGGTGTCAGCCTGAGGTATGTACTGACGCCCGTACTGTGGGCGGCGCTCGGGGTGACGTTCTTCATGGTCGCGTTCAACGATCAGATTCTCCCGCGTGCAAACCACAAGCTGCGCACGCTACAGAGCGATATCGCGCAGAAAAAACCCACTTTCGGGTTGCGCGAGCAGGTCATCAACGAGGTGAGTCCCGGCAAGCTGTATCTGCGGGCCGGCCACCTCGAGAAGACGTCCAACATCATGCGCGAAGTGACCATCTACGATGTCGGTGACCCAATCCGGCGGCGTACGATTTACGCGGACAGCGGCAATATGGGCATGTCGCCCGACCAGGCAGATCTCCAGTTGACGCTATACAGCGGGACGGTCCAGGATGTTCCGGTAGCCTCCCCCGATCAGCTACAGCGTTTGCACTTCGACACGGAGCTGATCCGCATCAAGGGCGTGGGTAACGAATTCCGCAAGACTGCCAACGATGGCTATAAGGGCGAACGGGAAATGTCGGTGTGCGAAATGGAGCAGAACGCGTCGATCGCGCGCCGGTCGCTGACTGAGGCACAAATGGAGTTTGCTGAAAAAACCGCTCTCGCAAAAAACCGGAATGTGAAGCTGGCCAGAGAGGTCTTCGAAACCCGCACCGCCACTCCGATAACGGTAGGACTTGGCGACGCCTATTGCGGGCTGCTGGGGCAGGTGGGAGCCGGCGGGCTTGGCGCCCAGCAACCGTCGCCCCGCGCCCCGTCGACAGGTAACGCTGGGCCTGGACAGCGGTTTGCGCCCGTTGCCGAAGCTGTCGAACCTGGTCAGCCGCCTGGACAAACGGACCCGAGCGTTGTCAGGCAGCCTGTTGTCATCCCGGACGGGGTTATTCCGGCCCAGGTCGAGACGGCTCGCCTTCGCCTCATGGATGCGCGAAACACGGTGAATCTTTACGAAGTCGAGATCCACAAGAAGTTTGCGCTCGCGGCTGCCTGCTTTGTATTCGTGCTGCTTGGAGCGCCTATCGCGCTCCGTTTCCCCCGAGGTGGCGTAGGTCTCACCATCGGGGTGAGTCTTGTAGTGTTTGCGCTGTATTATGTCGGCCTGATCGCCGGTGAGTCGCTCGCTCGGCGCGGCCTGGTTCCGCCGTTCATGTCGATGTGGGGCGCCAATCTCGTATTTGGCGCGCTGGCGCTGGTGATGCTGGCAAAGGTCGGCAACAGAACCGGATCTTCCCGCGGTGGAGACTCGCGGGAGATCATCGACGCCATCCGCGGTCGATTCGGACGCACGCCACCCCACGGGACAGGGGCAGTGACTGGTTCTGGTTCGCATCGCGCGTGA
- a CDS encoding LptF/LptG family permease, with the protein MSLVRPLDRYVFSEFWKIFTATAFGFPLLLIVFDVTDNLDKYLAKQLPIRNIALSYVYGLPESMFLILPAAVLFATVFSIGSFTRHSEMTAAKASGISFYRFIAPIFLGAILASGMGLVIGEIAPQSNSRKLELLENQTFTSMSERYNFAYAADAGRVYKVQTLHVESRVIDGMTVERRGRGPSYPSYIVAASNAKYWGPRKGWNIGQGVMHVISDSLYNISYKFDSLVDRRFVERPQDLMLTPKAPTDMAFRDLGNFINAMERSGADVDQLRVERMLKIVIPVTSVIILLFAAALATSTQRGGAAYGVGVSLGTTLIFMFMIQLMKGLGGNGLVPPEFAAWVPSILFGVVGAVLFARVKT; encoded by the coding sequence GTGAGTCTCGTTCGTCCGCTGGACAGATACGTCTTCTCCGAATTCTGGAAGATATTCACAGCAACCGCATTCGGGTTTCCGCTGCTGCTGATTGTCTTCGACGTCACCGACAATCTCGACAAGTATCTGGCAAAACAACTTCCGATCCGGAACATCGCGCTCAGCTACGTCTACGGTTTGCCGGAGTCGATGTTTCTGATCCTTCCGGCGGCAGTGCTGTTCGCCACCGTTTTTTCGATTGGCAGCTTTACCCGGCATTCGGAGATGACGGCCGCCAAAGCGTCGGGAATAAGTTTCTATCGTTTCATCGCTCCAATTTTTCTGGGCGCTATACTGGCGAGCGGCATGGGGTTGGTGATTGGTGAGATTGCACCGCAGTCCAACTCGCGGAAGCTCGAGCTGCTCGAAAATCAGACGTTCACTTCCATGAGTGAGCGCTACAACTTCGCTTACGCAGCGGATGCTGGCCGCGTCTACAAGGTGCAGACGCTGCATGTCGAAAGCCGCGTTATCGATGGCATGACGGTCGAGCGAAGAGGCAGAGGCCCCAGCTACCCTTCTTATATTGTAGCGGCAAGCAATGCGAAGTATTGGGGGCCTCGCAAAGGCTGGAACATCGGCCAGGGGGTGATGCACGTGATCTCCGACTCGCTTTACAACATTTCATACAAATTCGATTCACTGGTCGACCGCAGATTCGTCGAGCGGCCTCAGGACCTGATGCTCACTCCAAAGGCGCCTACTGACATGGCATTCCGGGATCTGGGGAACTTCATCAACGCGATGGAGCGTTCGGGCGCGGACGTCGACCAGCTGCGCGTGGAGCGGATGCTGAAGATCGTCATTCCGGTAACGAGCGTCATTATTTTGCTGTTTGCGGCAGCTCTGGCGACGAGCACCCAACGCGGGGGTGCAGCATACGGTGTCGGGGTATCCCTCGGCACTACGCTCATTTTCATGTTCATGATCCAGCTCATGAAGGGGCTTGGCGGTAACGGCCTCGTTCCGCCCGAGTTCGCGGCCTGGGTGCCCAGCATTCTCTTCGGTGTTGTTGGCGCCGTACTTTTTGCACGCGTGAAGACTTGA
- a CDS encoding ABC transporter permease — protein sequence MFARVGERGYFMRDIGRGLKDPATYGSETIRQMRNIGVDSLPLTAIVAAFIGAVTAFQTRYQLFGGVQLSVVGLISRQSIVLELGPLLTGLVLTGRVGARITAEIGTMRVTEQIDALETLAYDPIAYLVVPRLLAALIMVPMLTIMANAIGVGTAFFTAVVATDVTGAAFSEGLRLAFAPFQIVYSIIKSILFGGAIAFFCSYEGYNTTAGAEGVGRSTAQAVVITSVAILVLDALTALLLAPYLQA from the coding sequence ATGTTCGCACGGGTCGGCGAACGTGGATATTTCATGCGCGATATCGGCCGGGGGTTGAAGGATCCCGCTACATACGGCTCCGAGACGATAAGGCAGATGCGCAATATCGGAGTCGATTCCCTCCCGCTTACGGCAATCGTGGCGGCGTTCATCGGCGCTGTGACCGCGTTCCAGACCCGCTATCAGCTGTTTGGCGGAGTGCAGCTGTCGGTCGTGGGGCTGATATCCCGGCAATCGATCGTTCTGGAACTTGGCCCACTGCTCACGGGCCTGGTTCTGACCGGCCGGGTGGGCGCGCGCATCACTGCCGAAATCGGAACCATGCGCGTGACCGAGCAGATCGACGCACTCGAGACGCTCGCCTACGATCCCATCGCCTATCTGGTTGTCCCCCGTCTGCTCGCTGCGCTGATAATGGTGCCGATGTTGACGATCATGGCCAATGCAATCGGAGTTGGAACCGCATTCTTTACCGCCGTGGTTGCCACGGATGTGACAGGCGCGGCTTTTTCGGAAGGGCTGCGGCTGGCATTCGCGCCGTTCCAGATAGTCTACAGTATCATTAAGTCGATTCTGTTTGGCGGAGCGATCGCCTTTTTCTGCTCCTATGAAGGCTACAACACCACCGCTGGCGCTGAGGGGGTGGGTCGCAGTACCGCGCAAGCGGTGGTAATCACATCCGTGGCCATACTTGTTCTCGACGCGCTGACTGCGCTTTTGCTCGCACCCTACTTACAGGCATGA
- a CDS encoding MlaD family protein: MKKRDDVLVGIVMAIAILIAIVGSLWLARGGLSKGYALYAKFPWSSGLKQGQPVLLAGVNVGYVDEVQLRQDGTVLTTFRLGDEYKVPRGTVATVVPNGIFGDMAIALTPVGPNSRSIPAEDTVPVGPSSPGIAGLTGKADSIATSVNAITTSLQKELIAAGGVADLRKSLASSNELVLNMNRLVSQFSVIAAEQNRQLIATQASLRRATSGIDSSKIDSTLSNVRQTSANMTALTADFKATSAKLDSLVSKANSGPGTVGLALNDPGAYNDVRKLIQRMDSLLADVKNNPRRYINLKIF; the protein is encoded by the coding sequence ATGAAAAAACGCGACGACGTACTCGTTGGAATAGTGATGGCCATTGCGATACTGATCGCTATCGTGGGTTCACTCTGGCTGGCGCGGGGCGGCCTGTCGAAGGGTTATGCGCTGTACGCGAAGTTCCCGTGGTCGTCCGGACTGAAGCAGGGGCAGCCGGTGTTGCTGGCAGGTGTCAACGTGGGATACGTCGACGAAGTGCAGCTCCGGCAGGACGGAACTGTGCTGACCACCTTCCGTCTTGGCGACGAATACAAGGTTCCGCGGGGAACGGTGGCGACTGTAGTGCCGAACGGCATTTTTGGCGACATGGCTATCGCGCTGACACCAGTGGGCCCGAACTCACGCTCGATTCCCGCTGAGGATACGGTTCCTGTCGGGCCATCCTCCCCTGGTATTGCGGGACTCACCGGAAAGGCCGATTCCATTGCGACCTCAGTGAATGCAATTACGACCTCGTTGCAGAAAGAGCTCATCGCTGCGGGAGGGGTTGCCGATCTCCGCAAGAGCCTGGCGTCGTCGAATGAGCTGGTGCTGAACATGAACCGGCTGGTATCGCAGTTCAGCGTCATTGCCGCCGAGCAAAACCGCCAGCTGATCGCGACCCAGGCGTCATTGCGGCGGGCTACTTCCGGCATCGACTCGTCCAAGATCGATTCCACGCTCAGCAACGTCAGGCAGACGTCCGCGAACATGACGGCTCTGACGGCGGATTTCAAGGCAACAAGTGCGAAACTCGATTCGCTGGTGTCGAAGGCGAACTCCGGCCCGGGGACTGTTGGCCTGGCACTGAATGATCCTGGCGCCTACAACGACGTAAGGAAGTTGATCCAGCGGATGGATTCGCTGCTCGCCGACGTCAAGAACAACCCGCGGCGTTACATCAACCTGAAGATTTTCTAA
- a CDS encoding carboxypeptidase regulatory-like domain-containing protein, whose amino-acid sequence MVAALGLAAFDSRPALSQELQAQTSIVIAFITDSVGRPVAGAEVQVVGTSLRGNTDEEGRVALLAVPSGAAVLRVRRLGFAEKTIPISVIPGSTPDTRAMLLPVALDLKKVVVKSRMLKPDRYARTGKFDAFYARRAQGLGTFLTREDVDARAASRSEDLLRMVTGVRIRYRGMVPSIQFLRCGSVAVYIDGFRSHDGYVGYFALSPLDIEAMEVYHGMASVPPEFSPRPNDCAAVVVWTRWHGGN is encoded by the coding sequence ATGGTCGCGGCATTAGGGCTTGCTGCGTTTGACTCGCGCCCGGCATTGTCCCAGGAGCTTCAGGCCCAGACATCGATCGTCATCGCGTTCATCACTGACAGTGTCGGGCGCCCGGTAGCGGGAGCCGAAGTGCAGGTGGTGGGGACTTCACTCCGCGGAAACACCGACGAGGAAGGCCGGGTTGCGTTGCTGGCGGTGCCATCTGGCGCAGCCGTCCTGCGAGTACGGCGCCTTGGATTCGCTGAGAAAACAATCCCGATCTCGGTCATTCCTGGTTCCACTCCCGACACGCGTGCGATGCTCCTGCCGGTCGCGCTCGATTTGAAAAAGGTCGTAGTGAAATCGAGGATGCTCAAGCCCGACCGATATGCGCGAACCGGAAAGTTCGACGCGTTCTACGCGCGCCGTGCGCAGGGCCTCGGAACTTTTCTTACCCGTGAAGACGTCGACGCACGAGCTGCATCGAGATCCGAAGACCTGCTCCGCATGGTCACTGGAGTCAGAATCCGCTATCGCGGCATGGTCCCGTCGATCCAGTTTCTGCGGTGCGGGAGCGTCGCAGTCTACATTGACGGATTCAGGTCACACGATGGCTACGTGGGGTATTTCGCGCTGAGTCCACTCGATATCGAAGCAATGGAAGTCTATCACGGCATGGCAAGCGTCCCGCCGGAGTTCAGCCCCCGCCCTAACGACTGCGCCGCAGTCGTCGTCTGGACGAGATGGCACGGTGGGAATTAG
- a CDS encoding TonB-dependent receptor: protein MPAWYYPVLMSANVHCALVVAGLLMVPAKIQGQAAPVDSADSARIRLAPVTITATRQTRSLSDVPLAVSLVTRVQLDDKRGVALDEALNGIPGVLAQSRYGGSDVRLTLRGFGARGAGDRSNAGTSRGIRILLDGIPETEPDGRTSFDLIDLHAANRIEIVRSNASALWGNAAGGVVSISTVPEFDAPFAKLQQMTGSFGLLRTVAQGGTKFGASSLSFTFTNTSQRGWRQHSDSRRFLVNSSLDAPLGDDTDVKVFVTAANSLFHIPGPLTRAEAIANPRAANATYASREERRYNKVARIGVTLDHALSGSRSISGMVFTNPKILQRSERNTFRDFDRHHVGGNLVFQTIFNVATGIRASTLAGGDRASQDGKIIFHTLTPSGGRGSQIRDNKREGASNTGIFVQQGLVFNDRLNLDLGVRYDNVRYDYRNLIDPATDAGKSFARVTPKLGLSYRFSPANSIYLNLGGGVEAPAGNETDPASTFGQDTVTAINPLLEPIRSTTFEIGARRLVMRSETQLVRSVSYDAALYVTDVANEIVPYRGGRFYFSAGQVQRRGAEFGTTITGSGAAEFRGAATFSRNRYVRYTIDSVHYGRPGAIASYAGNHVAGVPGFYFSASVAKGIGPGLPARVELALRGVGKYFLDDANAAEVPGYQTVSATLASTRPLSIGRIGVRGFITLENIANRSFTGSAFVNPDIVNGAAVAFEPGTPRSLLVSLSLETLRP, encoded by the coding sequence GTGCCCGCTTGGTATTACCCTGTTCTCATGTCGGCAAACGTCCATTGTGCACTCGTCGTTGCCGGACTGTTGATGGTGCCCGCGAAAATACAGGGACAGGCGGCACCAGTCGATTCCGCCGATTCCGCCCGCATTCGGCTGGCACCCGTTACAATTACCGCCACTCGCCAGACTCGATCTTTGTCCGACGTGCCGCTCGCGGTGTCGCTGGTTACGCGCGTGCAACTCGACGACAAGCGAGGCGTAGCCCTCGACGAAGCATTGAATGGGATTCCCGGCGTGCTTGCCCAGTCACGCTATGGCGGAAGCGATGTCCGCCTCACCCTCCGCGGTTTCGGCGCACGTGGAGCAGGAGACCGATCGAACGCCGGCACGTCCCGCGGCATAAGGATTCTCCTCGACGGCATTCCGGAAACCGAACCGGATGGTCGTACTTCATTCGATCTGATCGACCTGCACGCGGCAAACCGCATCGAGATCGTGCGATCGAACGCGTCGGCTCTCTGGGGCAACGCCGCTGGCGGAGTGGTAAGTATCTCCACTGTGCCGGAGTTCGATGCACCTTTCGCGAAGCTGCAGCAGATGACAGGCAGCTTTGGCCTTCTACGTACGGTTGCCCAGGGGGGAACGAAATTCGGCGCATCGTCGCTGTCGTTCACCTTCACGAATACCAGTCAGCGGGGCTGGCGACAGCACTCCGATAGCCGTCGTTTTCTGGTGAATTCTTCTCTCGACGCGCCTCTCGGTGACGACACGGATGTAAAAGTTTTCGTGACCGCCGCCAACAGCCTGTTTCATATTCCCGGACCGTTGACCCGCGCAGAGGCGATCGCAAATCCCAGGGCCGCCAACGCCACTTACGCCTCGCGCGAGGAGCGACGATACAACAAAGTGGCTCGAATCGGTGTCACACTGGACCACGCTTTGTCTGGCTCGCGCTCGATCTCCGGAATGGTGTTCACCAATCCGAAAATCCTGCAGCGGTCGGAACGCAACACCTTTCGCGATTTCGACAGACACCATGTCGGTGGCAACCTCGTGTTTCAAACGATCTTCAACGTCGCCACCGGCATCCGCGCATCCACCTTGGCAGGGGGCGATCGAGCGTCCCAAGATGGAAAAATTATCTTCCATACTCTCACGCCGTCGGGTGGCCGGGGCTCGCAGATTCGCGACAACAAGCGCGAAGGCGCATCCAATACGGGCATCTTCGTTCAGCAGGGCCTCGTCTTCAACGACAGGCTGAATCTCGACCTCGGCGTACGCTACGACAACGTTCGCTACGACTACAGGAACCTGATCGATCCGGCAACCGATGCTGGAAAATCTTTCGCCCGAGTCACGCCAAAGCTCGGACTGAGCTATCGTTTCTCGCCTGCGAACAGCATCTACCTGAACCTTGGCGGCGGTGTGGAAGCCCCAGCCGGGAACGAAACAGATCCCGCTTCCACGTTTGGCCAGGACACCGTCACAGCGATCAATCCCCTGCTTGAACCAATCCGGTCGACCACCTTCGAAATCGGCGCCCGGCGTCTGGTGATGCGCAGCGAGACACAGCTCGTAAGATCAGTGTCTTACGATGCCGCGCTTTACGTCACCGATGTCGCCAATGAAATCGTCCCATACCGTGGTGGTCGGTTTTACTTCAGCGCCGGCCAGGTTCAGAGAAGAGGCGCTGAATTCGGCACTACAATAACCGGTTCGGGAGCAGCCGAGTTTCGAGGCGCCGCGACTTTTTCCCGCAACCGTTACGTGCGGTATACCATCGATTCGGTCCACTACGGACGGCCCGGGGCAATCGCGAGTTACGCAGGGAATCACGTAGCCGGAGTGCCAGGCTTCTACTTCAGCGCGAGCGTAGCGAAGGGTATTGGGCCGGGCTTGCCGGCGCGCGTCGAGCTGGCCCTCCGTGGCGTAGGAAAGTATTTCCTCGATGACGCCAACGCGGCCGAAGTACCCGGTTATCAAACGGTAAGCGCGACATTGGCGTCCACCCGGCCTCTGAGCATTGGACGAATCGGTGTCCGCGGCTTCATAACGCTGGAAAACATTGCGAACCGCTCCTTCACTGGCTCTGCCTTCGTCAACCCCGATATCGTCAACGGAGCGGCGGTTGCATTCGAGCCGGGAACGCCCCGAAGTCTCCTTGTTTCGCTATCGCTCGAAACGCTGCGGCCGTAG
- a CDS encoding TonB-dependent receptor: MHTRRLTITVAILGSFLAAFVSTHAHAQGVTTGAVSGVVTDSTGAGLEGVQVSITNRATGFTQRTISREGGRFNLPSLEVGGPYTLEARRIGFSPQTRENIQIQLSQTSRLDLRMTSQAAQLAEVEIRAAGSTGEIIAPTSTGTKTTISEQLLQRAATTSRNLTDFTRLAPQVSSSGPGFSGGGMSNRMNNVQIDGATERDVFGLGSTGQPGGQINAKAISIDAVKEYQILLAPYDVRQGNFGGLLLNAVTKSGTNELHGSLFQYFRNQDYGRDVPTLRATDFSRRQTGFTLGGPIIKDKLHFFTANEWTRESTPVSGPFFGQPSDATTAFPFVDADITAFEAAYRAKTGAPEPGAAGIINSPTPMNNLFGRLDWQINNSHRFVARMNYTDAVNNNRRQNARTATRAIYSSNFHAINSIKKAPVVQLFSNFSNGWSNEAFVGATFVEDRRTSATVFPQVTVNYTGGRQIIAGTDQFSQGNELDADTYEFTNNLTIPRGDHSFVVGTRNELVKIRNLFSQSSFGVWTFNSIADFQSNTANGFRRGIVLGEDPNVYFDAMQSAFYAQDIWTVNPKLTLTLGVRGDISRFLTDNSYASAIDSAYGAHETPTGAFQFSPRFGFNMDVTGDQRNQLRGGIGLFVGTPPYVWLENAYAQNGKVITFLQCGAGFGNAANPAPAFNTDPTVYNTCANGQGAKPIGDVSFLDKDIKFPQPMRANLAYDRVLPFNLIATVEGLYSKTLNQLFFVNRNLAGPVATDQFGRTLYGVVAAAGTAIPARPAQVIANGGTARFSTAIDIENQNKDYAYSITTQLRKRYSNGWEALLGYNYGHAYDVQSFTSSTHISNWSFGRTLSGVQEVPGEPTVSLFDQPHKVSGFLTKTFGWGRLIKSSWAEGLGTDVTLTYSGVSGSPHDYVYGGASGRGDLNADGVSGNDLIYVPSDVNNLNQIRFAPLTVSGETLSAADQASAFNQLIESSQCLSDARGSILNRNTCRLPFSHSVDLTFRQNIPLVSSAQRVAVQLDIFNFGNLLNKDWGQQRVSPISGFNNISLLTHTASSTAVPATAVPTVTFNYRTLDPDKTGTIDPYRVGNFTSNYWRMQLSARVSF, translated from the coding sequence ATGCACACACGACGTTTGACCATCACGGTCGCCATTCTGGGTTCATTCCTGGCGGCGTTCGTTTCAACTCACGCACATGCACAGGGAGTCACGACCGGCGCCGTTAGCGGCGTGGTCACCGACAGCACCGGTGCAGGACTGGAAGGCGTACAGGTTTCAATCACCAACCGCGCCACTGGTTTCACCCAGCGCACCATCAGCCGCGAAGGCGGGCGGTTCAACCTTCCCTCGCTGGAAGTAGGTGGCCCGTACACGCTGGAAGCGCGCCGGATTGGATTCTCGCCGCAGACCCGGGAGAACATCCAGATCCAGCTGAGCCAGACCAGCCGTCTCGATCTCCGGATGACATCGCAGGCGGCACAGCTTGCCGAAGTCGAGATTCGCGCCGCGGGTTCTACGGGCGAGATCATCGCGCCTACCAGCACCGGTACAAAAACAACTATCTCCGAGCAACTCCTGCAGCGCGCTGCTACCACCAGCCGCAACCTCACCGATTTTACGAGGCTCGCCCCCCAGGTCTCCAGCTCCGGCCCCGGGTTCTCCGGCGGTGGAATGTCGAACCGCATGAACAACGTCCAGATCGACGGAGCGACCGAGCGGGACGTATTCGGGCTCGGCTCCACTGGTCAGCCAGGTGGACAGATCAACGCCAAGGCAATCTCGATCGACGCGGTTAAGGAATACCAGATTCTGCTCGCGCCGTACGATGTGCGCCAGGGCAATTTCGGCGGGCTTCTTCTCAATGCCGTCACGAAGAGTGGAACCAATGAATTACACGGGTCGTTATTCCAGTATTTTCGCAACCAGGATTACGGCCGGGACGTTCCGACGCTGCGCGCTACCGACTTCAGCCGCCGCCAGACTGGTTTCACCCTTGGCGGGCCGATCATCAAGGACAAGCTGCATTTCTTCACGGCGAACGAATGGACGAGAGAATCGACGCCCGTAAGCGGACCGTTCTTCGGTCAGCCGAGCGACGCGACTACGGCGTTCCCCTTCGTAGATGCCGACATCACCGCATTTGAAGCCGCCTACCGCGCAAAAACCGGAGCCCCAGAACCGGGTGCTGCTGGCATCATCAATTCGCCGACGCCGATGAATAATCTGTTCGGCCGACTGGATTGGCAGATCAACAACAGCCATCGGTTCGTCGCGCGGATGAACTACACCGACGCTGTCAATAACAATCGCCGTCAGAATGCGCGTACTGCCACGCGTGCAATCTACTCTTCCAATTTCCACGCGATTAACAGCATCAAGAAGGCTCCTGTCGTCCAGCTTTTCTCGAATTTCAGCAATGGCTGGAGCAACGAAGCCTTTGTCGGCGCGACCTTCGTTGAAGACCGTCGCACGTCGGCCACCGTCTTTCCCCAGGTTACTGTCAACTACACCGGTGGCCGTCAGATCATTGCCGGGACAGACCAGTTCTCGCAGGGAAACGAGCTTGATGCCGACACTTACGAATTCACCAACAACCTGACCATTCCCCGCGGCGATCATAGCTTCGTGGTCGGCACCCGAAACGAACTGGTAAAGATTCGCAATCTGTTCAGTCAGAGCTCCTTTGGAGTCTGGACCTTCAACAGCATCGCTGATTTCCAGTCGAATACGGCGAACGGTTTCCGACGGGGGATCGTACTTGGCGAAGATCCCAACGTGTACTTCGACGCGATGCAGAGCGCGTTTTACGCTCAAGACATCTGGACCGTGAATCCGAAGCTCACCCTTACGCTCGGAGTTCGCGGCGACATAAGCCGTTTCCTTACCGACAACAGCTATGCCTCTGCCATCGATTCGGCGTACGGTGCGCACGAGACACCAACCGGAGCTTTCCAGTTTTCGCCGCGGTTTGGCTTCAACATGGACGTCACTGGCGACCAGAGAAACCAGCTCCGTGGTGGTATCGGCCTGTTCGTGGGCACGCCGCCGTATGTGTGGCTCGAAAACGCCTATGCGCAGAACGGCAAAGTCATAACGTTTCTGCAATGCGGTGCAGGCTTCGGCAACGCCGCGAATCCAGCTCCAGCATTCAACACCGATCCAACGGTCTACAACACCTGCGCCAACGGGCAGGGCGCCAAGCCGATTGGCGATGTGAGCTTTCTCGATAAGGACATTAAGTTCCCGCAACCGATGCGCGCCAACCTGGCCTACGACCGCGTGCTTCCATTCAATCTCATCGCCACGGTCGAGGGGTTGTATTCGAAGACCCTCAATCAGTTGTTCTTCGTAAACCGCAATCTCGCAGGCCCGGTGGCGACGGACCAGTTCGGTCGCACTCTTTACGGCGTAGTCGCGGCGGCTGGCACTGCGATCCCGGCACGGCCGGCTCAGGTCATCGCCAACGGCGGAACTGCTCGATTCAGCACCGCGATCGACATCGAGAATCAGAACAAGGATTACGCGTACAGCATCACCACTCAGCTGAGAAAACGTTATTCAAATGGCTGGGAAGCCTTGCTTGGCTACAACTATGGACACGCATATGATGTCCAGAGCTTCACATCGAGCACCCACATCTCTAACTGGTCGTTCGGTCGGACCCTGTCCGGGGTGCAGGAGGTTCCGGGTGAGCCCACCGTTTCATTATTCGATCAGCCCCATAAGGTTTCTGGTTTCCTGACGAAAACCTTCGGTTGGGGACGGTTGATCAAGAGCAGCTGGGCGGAGGGACTCGGGACGGATGTCACGCTCACGTACTCCGGAGTTTCCGGGTCGCCCCACGACTACGTCTATGGCGGTGCCAGCGGCCGCGGCGACCTGAATGCAGATGGAGTCTCGGGGAATGACCTCATCTACGTTCCCTCGGACGTGAACAATCTGAATCAGATCCGGTTCGCCCCTCTCACCGTGTCGGGAGAGACTCTCAGTGCGGCTGATCAGGCGTCGGCGTTCAATCAGCTCATCGAGAGCAGTCAATGCCTCAGCGACGCGCGTGGCAGCATCCTGAATCGCAATACCTGCCGCCTGCCGTTCTCGCACAGTGTCGATCTCACGTTCCGTCAGAACATTCCGCTGGTATCGTCAGCACAGCGGGTAGCCGTGCAGCTCGATATCTTCAACTTCGGTAATCTCCTGAACAAGGATTGGGGACAGCAGCGGGTAAGTCCGATCAGTGGCTTCAACAATATCTCGCTGCTCACCCACACGGCCAGCAGCACTGCCGTTCCCGCAACGGCTGTTCCGACAGTGACGTTCAATTACCGTACGCTTGACCCGGACAAAACCGGCACGATCGACCCCTACCGGGTTGGAAACTTCACCTCGAATTACTGGAGAATGCAGCTCTCGGCCCGAGTGAGCTTCTAG